ccaattcttgtaacacttgaacccttgggtcttctgctttctgattctttccttgattgaaacccAACCTTTATAATTTCCTTGTTATTTCATGGAATTACAGATCatcctatgcttcaagataaatgttgtttatgattcaactattgatttatatttcttatcatattgtgattccggaattggattgtttttaaatatggaccagattcgtggtcggaccagattcgtggttataataggccaatgtgtgcattggatccagtatatagagcaaatcTGGGAGCCTTGATCGGGGTTAGTgcctgactgatcagcaacctaaccttggtttttaaaataaaagtgaatatccaattctaatcattgcttatcagaaaaaattgattccttatatcatctcaattgatcattgttaatctcagtgaTTGTCATtgtaacttgctgagctagttagctcactcttgcaaatctgtttatattattttccattgaaaaaggaaactgatggtagcgaggatccccagataAGTGTGCGAGATAGGTATCCAGGTTgagatggaataagctagcagatgatgtgtggcttagtttgtgttgatagtttgtaataaagtttacttccgttgtaagataaataaactagGATTTGGAATATTTGTGATATAAATAAGGTAATGGtttgtgggcatactttaaactgcttTGAGCCGTGGAaaatggtaagtagggtcattcctatttattattatattcaaaaacaggtttaaatatggtgtgtgtgtgtgtgtgtgtttgttgtGGTCCCCAAACTTCTAACCTGGGTTTAGAGGGCGTTACATTCATGCTTCTTCAAACACCTTTGAAGTAGCCCTGTAAGAGATTTCTTTAACAATTCATCATCTATGACCGTGAATCTCAACCTTTTAATTTTAAGGACCCTTGCTTCATTTTTGTTGTCCGGTTTGGCACCAAACTGCAAATAGTTTTTGTATACTCGAATCCTGTCATCTACATATTTCTCAATGTCATTGCCATGCTGATCAAGGAACAAAACTTCTTCATCGTGAGCCAACCTCTCCATAGAAGGCTTCATGATGTGAATAGTTGGGATGTTATTTAAGTCAAGACCTTTAGAGACTGCTCCTAAACCGGCCAACGCATCAGCTTGTGCATTATTTTCTCTTGGAATTTGATGTATGTTAAAAGTGTCAAAGTACCTTGTTAATCTCTTGGCGATGTCCAAATACGTGACCATCTTGGGATCTTTAGCTTCGTACGAGCCATTAACATGATTCATGATTAGCAAAGAGTCACACTTTACGTTGATGTTTTTGATTTTCATATCCTTGGCAGTTACAAGCCCCATAATCAGTGCTTCATACTCAGCTTCATTGTTAATGGCCTTGAAGCTACAACATATTGAATGGGCTATTATATCC
The sequence above is drawn from the Apium graveolens cultivar Ventura chromosome 2, ASM990537v1, whole genome shotgun sequence genome and encodes:
- the LOC141698655 gene encoding uncharacterized protein LOC141698655, encoding MGLVTAKDMKIKNINVKCDSLLIMNHVNGSYEAKDPKMVTYLDIAKRLTRYFDTFNIHQIPRENNAQADALAGLGAVSKGLDLNNIPTIHIMKPSMERLAHDEEVLFLDQHGNDIEKYVDDRIRVYKNYLQFGAKPDNKNEARVLKIKRLRFTVIDDELLKKSLTGLLQRCLKKHECNAL